One genomic region from Ptychodera flava strain L36383 chromosome 5, AS_Pfla_20210202, whole genome shotgun sequence encodes:
- the LOC139133879 gene encoding cytochrome P450 3A29-like, giving the protein MELFGCELSMSLLLVITVVILLYLYATWTFSTFKNMGIPGPKPWPLFGNIFEMSAGIYKKDLEWVNKYGKVFGTYEGREPVLVIADPEICKQICVKNFASFYNRRILPINSKPLDSGLSMLADKNWKDKRNTLTPAFSGSKMRKMTPIVNNAADTMVKILEKHCEEGTSFQCKDVFGGYVVDSIASAGFGVDIKSQETPDHPFVKNIKEAFDIGFANPVLLIMLFLPFLVPLLNWLDIGFFPKRIMNYFTGLTEDTIAMRKSQDSSAKRVDFLQLMLDAHEVYEQYIESNEAQQDDDDVTLVRDGKSDSDDNFHKGFTNQEILGQALTFFFAGFETTSTLMGFLAYSLATNPDIQEKLCAEIDDVMAKYDEPTYEAVSKMSYLDMVVCEALRMYPPAPRFDRQCTEDITIAGIHIPKGMVIAVALYTIHHNPEIYPDPEKFIPERFTKEEKEKRHPYAWLPFGAGPRNCIGMRFALMEAKIGLVRVFQNFTFEPCAETEIPVQLGKTGFISPKNGIKLSVKSRR; this is encoded by the exons GTACGCGACATGGACGTTTTCGACATTCAAAAACATGGGGATTCCAGGACCAAAACCGTGGCCACTTTTTGGCAACATATTCGAGATGAGTGCT GGAATATACAAGAAGGACCTTGAGTGGGTTAACAAGTATGGCAAAGTATTTGG GACTTACGAGGGAAGAGAGCCGGTGTTAGTCATTGCTGATCCAGAGATTTGTAAACAAATCTGTGTGAAAAATTTCGCGTCATTCTATAACAGAAGG ATTCTACCCATCAACAGTAAACCTCTGGATTCTGGACTGTCGATGCTCGCGGATAAAAACTGGAAGGATAAGAGGAACACACTGACACCTGCATTTAGTGGATCCAAAATGAGAAAA ATGACACCTATTGTCAACAACGCTGCGGATACAATGGTTAAAATTTTGGAGAAACACTGCGAAGAAGGCACAAGTTTCCAGTGTAAAGA TGTATTTGGCGGTTACGTCGTGGACAGCATAGCAAGTGCTGGCTTTGGTGTTGACATCAAATCACAAGAAACACCAGACCATCCATTTGTCAAGAATATCAAAGAAGCCTTTGATATCGGGTTTGCAAATCCAGTCTTACTGATAATGT tatttttgccatttttggtgcCCCTCCTCAACTGGCTGGATATCGGGTTCTTTCCAAAGAGGATCATGAATTACTTCACTGGTTTGACAGAGGACACCATAGCGATGAGGAAAAGTCAAGATTCCTCAGCAAAG AGAGTTGACTTCTTACAGCTGATGTTGGACGCGCACGAAGTTTATGAACAGTACATCGAAAGTAATGAAGCCCaacaagatgatgatgatgtcacactcGTCAGGGATGGAAAGTCGGACTCTGATGATAACTTCCATAAAGGTTTTACAAATCAGGAAATATTAGGACAG GCTCTGACTTTCTTTTTCGCTGGTTTTGAGACAACAAGTACTTTGATGGGGTTTCTCGCCTACTCCTTGGCAACCAATCCGGACATACAAGAGAAGCTGTGCGCAGAAATCGATGACGTAATGGCGAAATATGACGAGCCTACCTATGAGGCTGTTTCTAAGATGTCTTATCTGGATATGGTTGTCTGTGAAGCTCTTAGGATGTATCCACCAGCGCCAAG GTTTGACCGACAGTGTACGGAGGATATCACTATCGCTGGAATTCACATTCCTAAAGGCATGGTCATCGCCGTGGCACTTTACACAATCCATCATAATCCAGAAATTTACCCTGATCCCGAAAAATTCATCCCGGAAAG ATTTACgaaagaagagaaagagaaacgtCATCCTTACGCATGGTTGCCATTTGGAGCTGGTCCTCGTAACTGTATTGGAATGAGATTTGCCTTGATGGAAGCTAAGATTGGTCTTGTGCGCGTGTTTCAGAATTTCACCTTTGAACCCTGTGCGGAGACGGAG ATACCCGTACAACTTGGAAAGACTGGTTTCATATCACCAAAGAACGGCATCAAACTCAGCGTGAAGTCGAGACGATAA